A window of Prionailurus bengalensis isolate Pbe53 chromosome E1, Fcat_Pben_1.1_paternal_pri, whole genome shotgun sequence genomic DNA:
ccgaTTTCCTGTTCCCTTTCGCCCTCCAGGAGCCTCTGTATCTTGTCCAGCTACAAACCCAACAGGAGAGGAAGGTCAGGCGGGCTTGAGTTCTTTGCTTTCTGAACATGCTCCTGCAGCCCGAACAAGCCCCTTTCCCCAGTCCCGGTCCTGGTCCTATCCTCTAACAAGAGCCATCCATCAGGGTGTCCCTTCCGGACATCCATCGATCCATCTATCCGTCCATCCTGGGCATGTGGACAGCTGGCATTAAGAGAGCAGCTGAAGGCCTAGCAGCTCCTTGCCATGACCACTGGCCCCAGACAGTCCCACAAACTTGGCTCCAAGGCTGCTGCAGAGACAGTGGGCTTTGCTGGAAAGGGCCCCATGTGATGCAAGGAGCACAGGCCTCCTGGTTGGCTCGGCTGAATCTTAACAGCTTTGAGCGTCAGGTTTTAGATCCAGGAAATGAACACGGTGATGCTTGAGGTGCGTTTCCTATCTGATGGGTTTGTAAAGATCCAACGAGATGATGTCAGCGAGAGGACTGTGTAATCTATCGAAAGGCAAGCGCAAAGTGGGATTGCTGGCTCTCAAAGGCAAAGTGGGTGGACCCTCCCTTACTTACTTTGGCTCTTTCCTGCCGCACTTCTTTGGTCAAGGCCTTTAAGGTCTTCAGCTGTTCCTGCAGGTCAGGTGGTATAGTCTTTTTGACTATGAAAAATGGAGGCCTTATCGTCAGAAGGGTGGGATCTCCAGCAGGccccccatcccagccccccACAGTGAAACTACCCTGGAAAGCAGCAAGATGTACCTGCTTTTCCTGGTGACTGGGTGGAGGCGAtgggaagaaagcagagaggggGTGTTTTCACCCCATAAAAATCCACCTGATGCTTAATATTCTAAAGGGCTTTGGGACTACTGACCCACACTTTCCACCCAGCTCTCAAATCTTAATTATTCTCTGGTCCCACAGCTGTGAACAAAGGTGAAGTTGAATTCTTccaggtccccccacccccccacacacccctggGTGCTACCGCCGCCCTTGCCCGCTGTCCTCAGCTGCTGTCCAGAGAGTCTGATGAGGCATCAGAACCACCTTACTCTTCTGCTGAGGCTTCTTCACTTCTACTGGTTTAATTCCAGCTTTTGGACCCCAAAGGCTATGGTAGAACCCAGAATGGCTTTTCAAGAAAGGATGTGCTATTGGCAATGACTCAGGAAGAAACTCAGCTGCCAGGAGAGGAGGCCAGGGGGAGGTTACAACACAGTGGTCCCTCCTCCACATAAGTGGTACCTACCCATGAGTGAAAGCAAGTACTGTAACTTCTCTAAGTCGGTCTGGCCAGCCTTCTCCTCATCCAGCTCCTTCATGTTCTCCTTGAGCTCTACATAAAGGCCAATGAGCTCTCCCATCAGACGAAATGTTTCCACTGCTATAGGGAAGCTGGGAGACAATTTATCCAGGGAATCATGTCTTTCGCTCTGGATATCGACCCTTTCCGATGAGGCTCGGTAGAGATCGTTGAGAAAGACTGTACTCTTGGCAAAGGTGGCTTCTTGGCTTGGGGTAGTCTGGACAGAAATTCCAGCTCGGTCTGAGGTATATGTTTGTTGTGGATCCACACTGACCTGGAGCTGATCTGCCCCAGGAAAGCCTGGGCCCCGAGGGCCAGGATATGTTAGGTCACGGGATTCTGGGATAGAGTATGACTGGTCGTGCTGGTCTGCACCTGGTTTTATTTGGCCGCCCTGGTCTGTGCCCGGATGTATCACACCTGGCTGGTAAGTTTCTGATAAACCCTCTTGGTCAGTACCTGGTGGTGCCAAGCCTTGACCGGAGAGGAGCGGTGACACCCGGCCATGCTGACCTCTGCTAGGAGGCATTACACCATGCTGATATGGATATGGTGATATAAATCTTAGAGACTCCGGGTGGAATGTCGGAAAGCCACGAAGCTCTGTGCTTGATGGTATTGAGCCTTGCTGATCTCTACCGGGTTGCCTCAAGCCACGCTGATCAGTAAGAGGCTGCATGAAACCACGTGGAAGTGCACCAGGCTGGGCCAAACCACGAGGATAGGTACCAGGTGGAACCAAACCTTGTGGATAGGCACCAGGCTCTACTGAACCGGGAAGATATGCACCTGGCTGTAGCAAACCAGGTGGATAGGCACCAGGTTGAAAAACGCCACGTGGACCTGTGCCAGGCTCTACCAAACCACGCTGCCCCACTCCACGTTGCACCAAACCAGGCTGACCTGCACCAGGTTGTACCAAATCAGGCTGACCTGCACCAGGCTGGACCAAACCACCCTGATCAGCACCAGGGTAGACCAAACCACGCTGATCCATTCCAGGTTGCACCAAACCAGGCTGACCTGCACCAGGTTGACCCGCACCAGGCTGGACCAAAGCAGGCTGACCCATTTGAGGTTGTACCAAACCAGGCTGACTTACGCCAGATTGTACCAAACCAGGCTGACGTGCACCAGGTTGGGCCAAACCATACTGACTCATTGCAGGTTGCACCAAACCAGGCTGAGCTGAACCAGGTTGGGCCAAACCACGCTGATCCATTCCAGGTTGGACCAAACCACCCAGATCCATTCCAGGTTGCACCAAGCTAGGCTGACCTGCTCCAGGTTGGACCAAGCCAGGTTGACCTGCTTGACCTGCTCCAGGTTGGACCAAACCAGGTTGAGCTGCTCCAGGTTGGACCAAACCAGGCTGAGCTGCTCCAGGTTGGACCAAACTAGGCTGAGCTGCTCCAGGTTGGACCAAACCAGGCTGACCTGCTCCAGGTTGGACCAAACCAGGCTGACCTGCTCCAGGTTGGACCAAACCTGGCTGACCTGCTCCAGGTTGCACCAAACCAGGCTGGGCTGCTCCAGGTTGGACCAAAACAGGCTGAGCTGCACCAGGCTGCACCAAACCAGGCTGGGCTGCACCAGGTTGGACCAAACCACGCTGAGCTGCACGAGGCTGCACCAAACCAACCTGAGCTGCTCCAGGTCGGACCAAACCACGCTGACCTGCTCCAGGTCGGACCAAACCACGCTGACCTGCTCCAGGTTGGACCAAACCGGGCTGAGCTACACCAGGCTGCACCAAACCAAGCTGAGCTGCACCAGGCTGCACCAAACCAGGCTGACCTGCTCCAGGTTGCATCAAACCAGGCTGAGCTGCTCCAGGTTGGACCAAACCAGGCTGAGCTGCTCCTGGTTGGACCAAACCAGGCTGAGCTGAACCAGGTTGTGCCAAACCACGCTGACCTATTCCGGGTTGGACCAAACCACCCAGATCCATTCCGGGTTGTACCAAACCACGCTGACCTGCTCCAGGTTGGACCAAACCAGGCTGAGCTGCTCCAGGTTGCACCAAACCAGGCTGAGCTGCTCCTGGTTGGACCAAACCAGGCTGGGCTGCTCCAGGTTGGACCAAACCAGGCTGAGCTGCTCCTGGTTGGACCAAACCAGGCTGAGCTGCTCCAGGTTGGACCAAACCAGGCTGAGCTGCTCCTGGTTGGACCAAACCAGGCTGAGCTGCTCCTGGTTGGACCAAAACAGGCTGAGCTGCTCCTGGTTGGACCAAACCAGGCTGGGCTGCTCCAGGTTGGACCAAACCAGGCTGAGCTGCTCCTGGTTGGACCAAACCAGGCTGAGCTGCTCCAGGTTGGACCAAAACAGGCTGAGCTGCACCAGGCTGCACCAAACCAGGCTGGGCTGCACCAGGTTGGACCAAACCAGGCTGAGCTGCTCCAGGTTGGACCAAACCAGGCTGAGCTGAACCAGGTTGCACCAAACCAGGCTGAACTGTGCCAGGTTGCACTAAACCACGCTGATCCATTCCAAGTTGGACCAAACCACGTTGATCCATTCCAGGCTGCCCCAAATCGTACTGATCCATTCCAGGTTGGACTGAATCTTGCTGACCCAATCCAGGTTGCATCAAACCAGGCTGATCTGCACCAAGCTGTACTAAACCAGATGGATATACATCAGGGTATACCAACTCAAGAGGATAGGCACCAGGCTGGACCCAGCCAGTGGCATATGCACCAGGTTGAACCCAATCAGGTAGATAAGCACCAGGCTGAACCAAACCCCTTTCATCTACAACAGGCTGCACCAAACCGCGCTGATCCATTCCAGGTTGGACCAAACCAGGCTGACCCGCACCAGGCTGGACTAAAGCATTCTGATCTGTGCCAGTTGGTCCCAAACCATGCTGAGCGATGAGATGTGGAACCAATCCCTGCTGATCCATGCCAGGCAGTGCCAGTCCTTGCTGATCCATGCCGGATGTTAAAAATCCATGCTGATCCATGTGAAGAGGTACCAATCCACGCTGAGCCACATCAGGCTGTTGGTCTGTGCCAGGAAATATCATGCCGTGCTGATATGTGCTAAATGGAACCATACCAGGCTGATCTGTGCTAGGTAGCTGCAAGCCTTGCTGATCTCTGCCAGGTACCAGTGGTGGCATCATACCACGCGGATCCATGCCAGGTAGCACCGATCCCTGCTCATCCATTCCAGGTGGCATCATACCAAGCTGACCCATGCTGAGGGGTACCACACTGTGTGGGTAAGTACTATGATCGAGCGATGCAAGCTGATCCATGCCAAGCGGTGCTATTCCATGTTGGTCTGGCCTTGGATAGATTTGACCGTAGCTAACGTGTACCCCCCCATGCTGATCTGGGTACACACGAGGATGCTGATCTCTGATCGCGGTGGCTGAGGGCAAGTCCTGTTGAACTAGACCAGAGTGTGCCTCTCGTTCATCTTTTCTTAGATATGCTGAGGTGTGCGGCTGCAGCTCTCTAGTCCTGTGACGATCTGACTCTAGTCTGAATTGGGACACAGATGGGTGATGGGACTTTGCCACGCCAGCCTCGTCACGGGCCCTTGGGTGCTGTTCTCTACCAGGGGATGCAGTAGTGGGGGTGCTTTTCTTTCGTTCCCTGCCAACTCCTTCAGAGGGGTATCCCGTGGCACTGATTCCTGATAAGGTCCGATCGGAACCATGACCATTTGCAGAATCCACAGTTGGGTCAGCACTTGAGTGCTTGGTGGAGGCTCCATCATCTGATGTTAAGGAAGTATGCTTTTTGCGTTTAAGGAGTCCCGTTGTTGTCTCTGAGCCCTGGTTGAAGTGGAAGAAAGAGGTCAGTAAGTGTAAGTAGAAAGTCCTCACTATAAGACacgaaggaaagaaaatctgggACATCCGACAAGGATGACTTAGGGCCTTTGGAGAAACCTCTGGTCCCCAAGACTAAGCTGGACACAAAGACTTTGACGTTCTTGAAGGACAGGTCTCCAGAGCTTTGAGAATCTGCACATTTGCAAGTGGCCTCATAAGAtgttattttttcagtttcttcatttgagagagtgtgcgtgtgtgcgcgcgcgtgagcatgagtgggggagggggcagagggagagggagagagacaatccccggcaggctcttcactgtcagtgtggagcctgacatggggcttggactcacagaactgtgagatcatgacccgagctgaaaccaagagtcagatgcttctccgactgagcccccccacccccaccccgccggtGCCCTGCCACCATAATATGTTAATTCCCTTCATAAAGGACAGCGGGAACACTACACAATACAAGTGATCCACTCCAACTATTGCTGGGTCTACAAATAAAGGACATGagtaattttattaagtttaaaatcTAAAGTCTACCCCATCAGTGGCCCATTGCTGATGCTTAAAAGTATACACGGCAGGGCGGGTAAACCATGTCTCCAAAATGTGAATGCACCAACTCTTGTACCCGGAAATTCCATAGGTAAGATTTTCTCTGCGGACTCTTACAAAGGGCTGCCGGGATATATATACAGAGTCTGCAGCATTGTTTATGAAAACAGATTATCAGTGGGGGGCTGATCTAGTTAGGGGACACACTCATACAGGAGAATACTAAGAATCCGTTAGAAGAAAATAGGGACCATTTCCATTTCCAGCCCAAATGAAGCGACAGGAACTGGATTTACCCTCCCGTCTGTAAtaaccaaaaatcaaaaaccaaaagcaacaacaGTGAAATAGACACGCTGGATACCAGCTAGTGAAGGCTGCCAACCCCGGAAACATGGGCAGGCCAACTACGTGAGCTCTACTGCCTTAAGAGAGTTTCCAGGCTACAGTGCCAGGAGAGGGACTCCCCGAGTTGAGGAGAGAGAGTTGAGCCTTCAGGGAGACTGAGGCCACAAGGGCTCACAGAACAGAGTATCAGAAAGAAGGGACATGCACCTAGAGAGGACTCCGGAGCTCTGCAGAGGGCCCCCTTTGGGTATCCAGCACAGAAATGATCAGCATGACTATGTGAGGAAGCTACCCAAGGTTGGGAAGGGAGCCATCTGCAAGGCTGGAGGGAACCGTGCCCAGACTCTCCTGGGGTTGGGAACGGTGCCGGTTTCTATCAGCCAGTTTGGAAAAAACTCCTAATTCGGGGGAGAGTGCTCAGAAAGGTGTTGCCTCAGAAGTGGAGAATAAGTGGCTGTATGCCAAACACTGCTACGAACCCCCTAAGAAAAGAACCCCAAGacatatacagaaaaagaaacaagggaatgAAAACAGCGCACGAGAATACATTTATGTAACACCAAAGAGACGCAATTGAAGAATGGTGGAAAGGAAAAGACCTAAGATATATGGAAAACACATAGCAAATGGAAGACGTAAATCTATTTTATCAGTAATTAAACACCCCATCCAGGAGGCGCCTGGAtggttggttaggtgtctgactcttgatttttggctcaggtcatgatctcacagttcataagattgggccctgcgttggactccatgctgatggtgcagagcctgcttgggattctctctctctctctctctctctctctctctcaaaaataaacataaaaagaaaaaaaaaactgatcacCATGTGcagctttttctttctgcctttggaGGCACATGAGACCTTGTCCACAGACTAGGCAGCCATGGCCAGGGAGGACACAGCAGCAAGCACCAGCATGTGTGTCCTGGGCAGGGGTGGTGCCGGCCCAGTACGTGTTCACCTTAAAGAGGAATGTGAGGCAGAGGTCCAAGATCACTGAGATGCCTGTATCCAAGCCCTGCATCTCTGGATGATGCATATTGTCTATGCTGTTGTTCTAGGACAAGTTTAAGGACAGAACTCGGAGTGCCTTTAAGGACAACTAACCaagaaataactaataaaaaaatcTGCTGTGTATGTGAAAATGAGGTCAGAATTCCAAAAAAGTTCAGGTCGTATCAGGAGCCTTATAAGAGAAGAAATGATCTGTGGTCTTATCAAAGAAGGACCCTGCCTTCAGGTAATAATAGACTCCGATAGGACTCTAAGTGGGTTTTCCTAGTTcctaaaaagggaaaagatgctcaccaagtCATAATATCATTGACAATTATCAGCTGGTGACAAACGGAGGTCCAGAAAAGTTActtcaacaaaaaggaaaagattatgCTACAAAAATTGATCCTGTTCCTACCATAGAAGAGAAGTACCCCTAATATGGTTGAATGGAACCCTAAATCACAGGGTTTCCTTATTGAACAAGCTCTACCAAGAGctaaactgaaagaaagagaaattgtggCAGAATCTGATGTATGTTCAAGGAAGGATACAAGAATTTGATAGTCTTTGATAAGCTCCAACGACACAGTCTCCCTGTGTTCAAATTTCAGCTGGGTGCTGATGATGTACTGCAGGAAGTTACCCATCAGGCTGGCGTTTATCACCCAAATGTCAGAATCAT
This region includes:
- the QRICH2 gene encoding glutamine-rich protein 2, coding for MPPATATATVSLRELADLAIGTPEVGAVNFTALHTLIVAMLRSLNLQEVRINFQSPSPESSRSSELPRTVLSAPQLAVPKEKPRSSSARPPALESQVKDLSKQLKAVTSQVQGIMSHVQHLPYPVGRLPVDSQDWLEEEMAVLLPDRARRGSMKIGKDGEQDGERASVTKATVLLHDVAEDVKALKEAKEKAQEHSEKAFQRMDELEKIIRERDKFLDLVGRKLSLMPVGEEVTMVTWEELEQAITDGWRASQAGSETTTGLLKRKKHTSLTSDDGASTKHSSADPTVDSANGHGSDRTLSGISATGYPSEGVGRERKKSTPTTASPGREQHPRARDEAGVAKSHHPSVSQFRLESDRHRTRELQPHTSAYLRKDEREAHSGLVQQDLPSATAIRDQHPRVYPDQHGGVHVSYGQIYPRPDQHGIAPLGMDQLASLDHSTYPHSVVPLSMGQLGMMPPGMDEQGSVLPGMDPRGMMPPLVPGRDQQGLQLPSTDQPGMVPFSTYQHGMIFPGTDQQPDVAQRGLVPLHMDQHGFLTSGMDQQGLALPGMDQQGLVPHLIAQHGLGPTGTDQNALVQPGAGQPGLVQPGMDQRGLVQPVVDERGLVQPGAYLPDWVQPGAYATGWVQPGAYPLELVYPDVYPSGLVQLGADQPGLMQPGLGQQDSVQPGMDQYDLGQPGMDQRGLVQLGMDQRGLVQPGTVQPGLVQPGSAQPGLVQPGAAQPGLVQPGAAQPGLVQPGAAQPVLVQPGAAQPGLVQPGAAQPGLVQPGAAQPGLVQPGAAQPVLVQPGAAQPGLVQPGAAQPGLVQPGAAQPGLVQPGAAQPGLVQPGAAQPGLVQPGAAQPGLVQPGAAQPGLVQPGAGQRGLVQPGMDLGGLVQPGIGQRGLAQPGSAQPGLVQPGAAQPGLVQPGAAQPGLMQPGAGQPGLVQPGAAQLGLVQPGVAQPGLVQPGAGQRGLVRPGAGQRGLVRPGAAQPGLVQPGMDQRGLVYPGADQGGLVQPGAGQPDLVQPGAGQPGLVQRGVGQRGLVEPGTGPRGVFQPGAYPPGLLQPGAYLPGSVEPGAYPQGLVPPGTYPRGLAQPGALPRGFMQPLTDQRGLRQPGRDQQGSIPSSTELRGFPTFHPESLRFISPYPYQHGVMPPSRGQHGRVSPLLSGQGLAPPGTDQEGLSETYQPGVIHPGTDQGGQIKPGADQHDQSYSIPESRDLTYPGPRGPGFPGADQLQVSVDPQQTYTSDRAGISVQTTPSQEATFAKSTVFLNDLYRASSERVDIQSERHDSLDKLSPSFPIAVETFRLMGELIGLYVELKENMKELDEEKAGQTDLEKLQYLLSLMVKKTIPPDLQEQLKTLKALTKEVRQERAKLDKIQRLLEGEREQEIGKEMKDDQLSTQLGILRVTVADIEKELAELRESQERGKVSMEHSVSEASLYLQDQLDKLRTIIESMLASSSTLLSMSMTPRKILTTSAPSQIDPETTCPACSLDLGHQVSMLVQRYEQLQDMVTNLAATRPSKKAKLQSQDEELLGHIQSAILQVQGDCEKLNITTGSLIEDHRQKQKDIDVLYQGLEKLEKEKANREHLEMEIDVKADKSALEAKVSRVQFDATTEQLNHMMQELMSKMSGQERDWQKMLDKLLVEMDSKLDRLELDPVKQLLEDRWKALRQQLKERPPLYQADEAAAMRKQLLAHFHCLSCDRPLEAPVTGQIIPVIPMGPGLPGHRSIRPYTVFELEQVRQQSRNLKLGCAPFPRGDLAHTERSVGRLRTMHSKMLMDIEKVQIHFGGSVKASSQMIRELLQAQCLSSPCHRRVPDMADYTYSSAPRRCGGSHTLTYPYRRNRLQHLSQGLYPTEEIQIAMKHDEVDILGLDGHIYKGRIDTRLPGIPSKDTPVSASGMTKHKAKQPRPHTHRQQSLSVSSQLPSRPQSAQMLAGNNSAPSHQRKDRPVSSEGLLSQPNVAHPPSPSEMGNRPADVDAHLDVPPGEGLEEPTRGPRSTTAH